TTTTCTTCACTGTGCTTAGGATTGCGATCCTATCAACGGTGGGCACTAGCCTACTCGGCAACATTGAGAGGAATATCAACAGGCTAGGCCTGAGTCAAGTGTCGAGGGAGGTGTTTGGTAGGCAGCCTAGTAGGTTGTCCATCAATGACGAGTTGCAGGGGCAGTTCGAAAGGTGGGCTGAGGAGGGTGGTGATGTCCTTGAGGATGCGGTTAAGGCATTAAGCACCGACCCGGCTGGCTTCAGTGCGGAGCTCAACTCAATAATTGCGTTCCTAAGGTCCCTACCGGCTAGGCACGTTATCAATGAATTAAGGCTTCAATTCTACCCAACAGACACAGGCACGTCCAGGTTCTGCGCGAGGGCGATCACGGAGTACCTGAGGAGATATGGGAATGAGTTCAGGGGGTTGACCGGGATACCGACGAGCGCGGCGTTGGTGGTTGATGATTCCGTGACGCTCAAGGGCTTTGGTAGGGATGTTGATTGGTTTAGGGAGGGCTTGGTCGACCTAATGGACAAATTCGTGGGTAGGGTGATTGAGCTTAGGAGGGGTGGTTACAGGGTCGTTGTAAACCCGACAGGGGGCTTCAAGCCTGAGTCCGCGTACCTAACCCTCATGGCGATGCTGGCAGGGGCGTGGAGGGTGATATACATACACGAGACGTTCAGGGAAATAGTCGAGTTGCCAATGCTTCCAATAACCATAGACCCCAGGTACGTAGACGCACTCACGCAGATAATGAAGGGCAAGGGAACAAGCAAGGGCATACTCCAGCAATTGGGTATTGACGTTGAAGACCTCGCGGATAAGGAGTTAGTAGGCATAACCGACAGCGAGGTACACGTTAAGGAATGGGTAAAGAAACTACTCGAAATACTCACAAACAAGTAACCGCAAGGCACCTCTTAGGAAAATCAGCCTCATTACTAACCCCCACACTCACTCTCCCAAGAACCAAGCTAGCCCAGCTTTTTTCATAACCCTAAATCAACAGAACCCCCGAACTTACTACAGGCAAAGACAATACCACATCAAAATTCCTCGGAAATCAACATACCCTAAGCAATCGCAGAGAAATACCTAACTAAGCAATCAATCCTTCAACATTCTATTGAAATCAACTTGATAATAATCAAGCCCGATGGTTCACTACTTGTTCATACTAATGACTTTCAATATTTTATTGAAATCAACCTGTTTGAGCTTGTGCCTGCTATTTTGGCGCGAGACATACATAAGGCTTTCAATATTCTATTGAAATCAACTCTACACGGCGTACACTCTCGACCCGACGAGCGTCAAGGACTGCGAGAACTTTCAATATTCTATTGAAATCAACGAAGAATTGCGTGAGGTGATGGTGCGTGGCACAAAACAATTGGACTTTCAATATTCTATTGAAATCAACACGAATTGAACGATATTGTAGCAAATATGCGCGACATTGCAACTTTCAATATTCTATTGAAATCAACACCCAGAGGAAAGCATTGAGGAATACTGTGATTGTGAGTGTAGCTTTCAACATTCTATTGAAATCAACCGTGATAGTTATGTCAGAGGGAAAGGCAAGCGTGAAGGAATGCTTTCAATATTCTATTGAAATCAACTTAAGACTTATTCAAAAGCAGCGCTGCCTGATGGGAGAGTCCTTAATCTTTCAATATTCTATTGAAATCAACACGAAGAACCACGGTTTTCCAATATCCGTTGACGACTTAATACAGTACCTTTCAATATTCTATTGAAATCAACAAGGTACATAATAGTGATGTCAGAGCAGTACCTGGACTTCTTGCTTACTTTCAATATTCTATTGAAATCAACGAAACGTGATAATTGAAATATACCAAAATGAATCATGTGTGTGTAACTGCTTTCAATATTCTATTGAAATCAACCGTACTGCTCATTAACCGCCGCAGGCTGTGTACCTATTGGCGCTTTCAATATTCTATTGAAATCAACCCGAGGACAATATGGGTACCGACCTAGGTGGTGGAGCCACAATGTATGCTTTCAATATTCTATTGAAATCAACTGAAAACACATGACCACAACCCAAACCGAAAACCTTGGGGAAACCCACTTTCAATATTCTATTGAAATCAACTCCTGGGAATCCACATTACATTGCAAGTGTGCAGATTATAGACTTTCAATATTCTATTGAAATCAACCGATTCGCCACTTTATTAGCCCATTTATAAGCATTACCCATACCCTCGGCTTGGTATTCATCAGAGCGGGTATTCCCACGATCATTCACGGTGTGGGCTTGTTCCAACGGTGTTTATTAGGAATTGATTGGTATTCCCACGTTAACATTCAATTTTGCAATAATGTGGGTGTTCCAACGAGCCTTATTTAAGGTTGTTCTCACTTAGCTTTTAAATCCTTAGTGCGCCTTGGCTTTGTGGGTGTTGTTTTTGTTTTCCGCATTGCCCTTAGGCCCTCGTCAGCTCTCGTTTTAACCAACTTCACAGGCTCCATAGCCATGTCCGTGACCCTGAACATACTGGGCACGGTGGATGCCGAGCTGGCTAGGCGTATTCACGACTCGAGGGGTCCAAAGCCCATGAGCGTCACACCACTCACGCTTAGGGGCAAGGTACTGTGGAGAGGTAGGCACATCATCGCTCCTGGCGAGGCGGTTCAATTCAGGGTATCGGCGCTAGGTGATGTGGGCGTTAAGCTCCTGGACGCACTGGATAGGACCAATGAGGCGAGGCTCTTCGGCGTCAATGCAAGGGTCGAGGTGTTGGGTGCGGAGGTGGTTAGGCTGGGTGAGTTGTTCAGCCCTGGGCCCAGCTCCTTCGGTGTTGAGTTCCTATCGCCGATTAGGTTTGCTAGGAGGAGGACCATGAGGCGTAGGAGGGTTAAGTATGAGTTCTGCCCAAACATTGAGAACATAATCAAGTCAACACTGAACTACTGGCTTAGGACCATCGGCGATGGAGAGTTCAGGGACTGGCCCAGGCTCCTGAGGTGGGTCTATAACTACGTCTACACGAGGGATATATACGGCAGGGTGGTGTCCACGAAACTACCAAACAGCGACCAACCGCAGCTGGGCTTCATCGGTAGGGCCGAGTACGAGATAAGGAGCAAGAGGGAGGGCAGGATAAGGCAGTTCTGGGCATTGATGAGGCTCGCCGAGTTGATGAACACGGGGACCACGAGGTCGATAGGCTTCGGACACATAAAAATAACAAGCACAAAGACAAAACAAGCACCAAGGCAATAAACACATGCATTTTACACCCTCTTATCGAAACCAGCCACAACCAACATCGGATACGGAGGAACTAAGATCAACGTCGCGATAGACATTGGGGATGGTGAAGTAATCGTGAGAGAGCGGTTCAGGAAATTAGTAGAATTAATGATTTAATTAGTGATTAGTATATGGAATAAAATCGAGGATGTTGTTAATGAGGGGTCGGACCTACACGTATTTCTTGATGTCACGCATGGTATTAACTTCATGCCGACGCTCACGTATCAGGTCGTGAAGTACGTAGCCACATTGGCCTTAGTAAAAGGTGTTAGTTTATAACGCATTACCAGGTAGTTATGAGATTGTAAAGTTGATTTATGACAACGTTAGGCAATTAATATTACCTCAAGACACCCGCAGCAAGGCTGTTAAGGCGCTGGCGTATGGGGCATTGGCAGTAATACCAAAGATCCTGAGTAAAGAGAACGCATGCGGTAAGAACGCTCATTTAGATGTTAAGGCCAGGGTAGATCATGCAGCGAAGAAGGTTGAGTATGAGTTCGAAGGCGGCATTAAGCCGAGTGACGTATATTCTGAACTTATTGAGGAGTTGCTATGTGGGGATAAGGTGTTTAGTGAGGCGGTAAGTAGAGGGGGTGTGGTGAAACTTGACGATTTAATGAGGCATAGGTTAATTAATAAACTTGGTGATATGGTGAAGGTCATAATTCAGGATGAATTAAATGATATGCGTAATGTAATCGATAAAGCCGCGAGGCTGGGCTTGAGAGTTGATGGCAATTACTACTCGGATATTAAAGCCATTATACATCACGAGGACTTCCCAGGCCAATGTATATGTAAGGGGGAAAATGATAAGAGGAATTTCATTGCGCACGCAGGGTTATTAAAGAATTGTACTAAGATAGTGAGGTGCATTGGTGATCAATCTAATGAATATTGCATCGATATAGATGAAGAAGAGTTAAAGTGTTTAGGAATTTAATACCTAAGTTTGCCTGCTTATTTTGCGGTATAGGTCTATCTTCATTATTGCCTTCGCCAGCGATTTCATCAACTCCGTTAATTCCCTCGACCTTACATACTCACTGCAGTCCCTGATCCTCAGTATTGGCATTAGCGCATTCGTTAGTCTCCCTGGCTCTACATTACTTGAGATTTCGTTTATTACCGCATAAGCCCTATCCCTATTCCTATTGACCAGGTATGTGTAGTTGACCACGCCCCTAACCAGCTCCCTGACCAGCTCATTCCTTGATCCGCACCGACCCTGCCTAGCTAATGCGTACAATGCGTACAGCATGTTATAGATGTTGGTTAGTTCCTCACCCACCTTAAACATCAACGACTTACCAATCACGTCACCTTCGTACTCGCCGGGTGGTGCCGCGGTATTCGCATTTACGTAGTCTACGACCTCTAGCACATCGCTTGGTGTCAGTATTATCGGCGCACTACCCGTGTGTGCCAGGTATATCAGTGGCTCATCCCTACTTACGTCCTTCACAGCCTCAAGCCTCTCATCGGTCTCATCCCACACTAGGTACATTGGCATCTGTGGCTCGTGAATCAACGCACCTGCGGCAACGCTTATCCCGAAGTCCAAAGCCCTCCTCATGACCCTCGCGATGTAGTCCAAGGCTCTGTGGTCACCCGCTATGAATATGTCATCGCCGCCGCTGTAGATTATGAAAACGTTGTTCCCGTACCTACCCAGGTTTTGCGTAAAGAGCCAGGGGCCGTAGGCGTCGAATACGGTGGTCAATAACGTACTGAAGAATAGGTACGCCGCCGCGCCGCGCTCGGCAGCCCCCTTCTTGAAGATGCCCATCTTGTTTGCGTCGGCCTTCACCGATATGGCGTAGTTACCGATGTCCTCCAGCGTGAGTAGGTCGCCGGTGTCCTGGCTGATGGGCATCCTAGTGTTTAGGAATAGTACTGAGTAACCCACGTTGCTTGCCCTGAGTATTGGGTTTTGAAACTCGTTAATGCCGTAATGAATGTACTCCCTCCCCAAATCCGCACGGGCGTTATCGGGGCACACTGCGTACCTTATGCCAAGGAGTTCAATAACTTCGCAACCCCCATACCCGCCAGAGTCCCTAAGCTCCGCCATGAAGCCGAGTCTCCTACTCGCTGTACCAACCCTGTGCGAGTAATGACAAAATGGGCATAGCCTAAGTTCCTCACCGCCAATGGTCTCTACACTCAATTTACCAGTGGGCATACCACACATACTGCACAGGTGCTTACCACCGACGGAGAACCTCCTCCAGATACCGTACCTCCTCCTTCCCAGGGCTGCCACAAGCTCCCTCAACACATCACCGAACCTGTTACCGATGTCGTGGATCCCCGTGTACGCGACAACCACCCTAACCCTACCCTCGAACTCCTCATTTACTTTGGACTCAATGTCATTTATCACGTAATCCAGGACATTGCTGTCCAGACCGGGTATTAGCATTACCACCTCGCCGCCCGTGTTCACGAGCACATTAATCGGGCTAAGGACGTCACTCCCCACCCTCCTATTCACATCCCTAATTATCCTAACAGCCACCGCATTCTGAAAGAGGTTCACGAGGACGGACCTACCCCTCAACTGCCTCATCGCCTGCCCAGTCCTCTGTATCCTACCTATGACCTCCTGAATTCCCAGGATATCCACCCCGAGAAGCCTAAAACGGCCGTAGGGCTCGGTCGACGCGTAAGCCGCCGCCGTGTGCATCACGGCATACGCCGAGATCCCACTACCAACGCCACAGGTCGAGTAAGGCACATAGGAAAGGACCAACCTACCTATGGTCAGTAGGGTCGTCATTAACTGCTCCTTATCCATAGACAACGCCCCTAACCTAGCCACATAATCATCCAAGGCGCTGACGATGGTTTTGTAACCATCCCTCGCACTTACGCCACCCTCAACAACACTACGCATTAGGGCTGGGCCGACCCTAACCTCCTTACCGAAGAGGTCTATGATTAATTGACCATCACCACACCCATCGCTGGGCTCCGGACCCTGTATCGCAGCCTCTATATAACTCCTAAGCCCTGCGGCTCCATTGGCCAGGGCCTTACGAACATCACCCACATTGACCCCGGCCGATGTGAATACATTACTTAACTGCTCGAGGTATTTGTTGGCGTGGTCCCTGGGCTCGCCGCCGAGTGCCCTCGACCTGACCCTACCCATCACTAGGAGCATCACGGACAACACGCTGGGCCACGCGCTCATGGTACCACCCTAATACATGCCACACCAACGACCTGCCCCTTCGCAAGCCTTATCGTTGAGTCTCCCCAGGGCTTACCGAGGTAACTGCTCATAAGTCTCGTGACCTCCTCGTACAGTCCCCTATCGAACCTCTCCAGCAGGGTTATCACGGTCTTCCACCTCCTGCCGGCGCCATAGCCTATCCTAACCACGAAGCCGTTGTCACAGCTAGGGAGCTTGACATTCCTACCGATCTCAAAGGCCGAGATATCGCTACTAAACTCACTAAGGGCCTTGACCAGGGCATTCTCAAGGGCCTCATCCTTCCTCACGATCCCGACCTTGATCTCGTAACTAACCTCTACACCGGGCCTAAGCCCTATCGCCATTACCTGGTACCTACCCTCCAAATCCCTGATGCAATACACCCCATAATCACTGGTGCTCGGCTTAGTGAGTTGCCTAACGAGGACCTTATTGAACACATCCCTCTCAAACACCCTCTCCTCCTCCTCGAAGGTCCTAACAACCCTCTCCCTCATTACCCCAGCCTCGGCATTTACCGAGAGCCTATTTAACCTACGTGGACTAGCCCCACCAACCGCCTCCCTAACCTCTTCAAAGAACAGCCTCCGCCTCTCGGCATCACCCTTAAGCAGCCAGTATAGGTACGCCGTCCTCAGCATGCCCTTAACCTCACTCGCAGGAATACCCTCAGGGTTGTGATCAAGGACCTCGCCCGTACCACACCCCTCCTCAATTGAGTAGCTACGGCTTGAGTAAGCCCCTGGATTCCTCATCACTAGATTCTTCATTACATAGTCGTAATCGACATGGGCACCGCCGAGAACACCAGCATTGACCCTCCCCAGGTCTATAACGTACAGTGCGCCCCCCGAAACCACCGCATCAACACCAAGCACTAGCTTGTTTCCGCTCAGTACGAAGGTTGGCGACTTAACAAGTATGGTGAGCCTCATAGGGCACCCACAGCGGGCTAAACCTCTTTATACAGGTGCTTGTTTTCAAATCCTCAAACTCAACGCCGCTGGGTATTACGGAGCCGTCCATGAGCACGCTCATGGGCCCAACCACGTGGAATGGACTACACACCCAACCCCTAACCATAGTATTTAGGCAGCCGCTCAGGTCATCACGCCTCGGCAATGCGGTACCCAGGAGTAGCATGTGCTTTCCAGACTCAACGCCGTAGTTTATGATCCCTACATCAACAACCCTGAAGTGCCCAAGCCCAACACTCCTCTCGCCACCAATGCCAAGCTCGCCGATGATTGAGAACGCCCTCTTGGCGTCATTAATGTCCACCGCATCGCCTTGCCTGAAGTATATTATGTAGTCCACGGTTGGTGAGAAGGCGACCACCCTGTACGTATCCGCATTACCCAATGCCCTACTAACCACGTTCCTCTGTATACTCACATAATGACCAAAGCCAGCCCTGGGCACCCACCTTCTGCCACCGCACCTAATTGCCACGGTATCACCGTCGAGCTCAAGCCCGTCAATGCCCGAGTAAACACAGTCAAAAGGCACGTACTGCATCCTCTTGATGGTCCTCGACCACCTCGGATCCTCAGACCCCTCCAGCAGCTTGAGCTTGAGGTCCATGGGTATTGGGAATACCTTGGCTTCGCCAAAGATCATTGGGTACGCTGAGGATACTTGGGCTACCCCATGCTCAATACCCATAAACCTCAGGTTATCCAGGGCTGAGTATATCGTGTCGGAGGGCACGTAGTTGAGGGAGTCAAATAACCCAGAGAATCCCACCCTGAAGGGCCCATCAAACCTAATGACAACAAAGCCTATTTGCATAAGAGATCACGTAACTCATTGAAGACATCCGTCTTATCCACGAAGTCCCTAACATCAAGGAGCCCATCGGCTTTGTGGATCTCCCTAAACCCGACATCACCCTTAACCAGGTTCTGGAACTTGAGGACCAAGTCCCTAAACTCCACATTACCGTAGCCCCTAGTCCCCGAGCCGCCGATGTACGTCTCCTCAACGAGGATTAAGGAATCAATGAGACTCGACAGGTAGTAACGGGCCGGGTAATCCTTTATGAACTCCTTAAACCTGCTATGCTCATCACACTCCCTCCTCCTGCATATGTCCACGTCGTAGACCAGGAGGGTTATCGAGCCCTCGAACTCCACGTCAGCCCTAACCCTAAGCACGGTCCTTGGATCCGCAGCGCTTGTCACCCTATCAATCCTATTCTCACCCTTCTCCTCCAGAAAGTCCTCGAAGTAGACGTTGTCACAGCCACCCTTTAGCTGGCACAGTCTCTCGATATAGCCCTGCGATGGGTACATGTCCCTAAAGATTGCCCTACTCGGCGCCCAGCACCTCTCGAAGAACCAGGAGTATGGGCTACTACCCTCCTCACTAGGTTGGAAGTAAAGCGGCTGCATAGACATAGACCCAAACACATTATCCACCGGGCAGTATGGGTCGTCATGAACTATGTTATTACTAATGACCCTGGAGTGGTAGTAGATCTTGCCGTCAGTCGTGTGAAGGTCCAGACCGAGGGCGAGCTCCAGGAGCGACCTAGCCTTACCCTTCAGGGAACTACCAGGTATGTAAGGCACCTTGAGTAAGTACGTGTTCTTGCCTACGGCATAAGCCCTAGTTATCGATAGGGGCTCTATGTCTGCCGCGCCCATGATCTCCTTAGCCCTACCACTCCTAATCAACAAACCACTCCTGGCCACGAGCTTAAAGCCCAACTCAAAGGCACCAACAAGCCTAATCTTAGGCGACAGGTACTGGCTCATAGCTCCTCCTCACCCCTCTTGGCGTAGATCACGTATGCGAGGAAGGCATCGAGCGAATCCCTAAGCGCCCTAGCCAACTCCCTGGCCTGATCAACCCCCTTAGGATTACCCAAGCTTCTTCTGATTTCATCAATCGCGGTCTTAATACCATCAGCCAAGTCATCATCAATCATACCCCTCCTCTTCTGATACTCAAGGACTATGTTCAACCTAACAAGCAACCTAACAAGGTCTGGATTAACCTGGGGCTGTACCGTCATTACCTTATCCAGAACAGGGATTATCAAGTTGTATATCTTCCTAAACGCCGACGGCGTCGTCCTATAAACGCTGTATTTCATCACGTTATTAAAGCCATCATCGTACCTACCCTCGTAGAAGTTGCGGAACACCATGGAGTAAAACTTCGGGAGGTACGGCATACCTTTTATATAAGTCATAAACTTTAAAATATTACGCCCTAACTATACATGATTAGTGAGTAAGTATGGCAAATCACCAACTAAGCATAACGGGCAAATTAAGCTACGGAAATAAAGAAGTAAGCATTAACATTAACATAGACGAGATAAAGCCATTGACCATACTCATAGGACCAAACCTAACCGGCAAATCCCTAACCCTCATATGCCTAGCAATGCGCACCACTAAACGTAAGCCCTTTATGAGGAGGTACACATTAGATAGAATTGAGAAGATGCTAGGTAACCTAAGATGCGAGACAAGCCTTCAATTCGACTATGGCGTCTTTGTTGATTCGTACAGGGTGTCTATTCAACCGCTTGAGGGTATCCGTGAGAAGCTTAGCAACATAAAGACTGCGGTGGAGAGCCTTAAACCGCCAAGGGAGGAGGAGGTACCGCGAGGCTTAATTGCAATAGAAAATAATGTGAAGGATATCGAAAATATGCTATACGAGGATCGTGTAATCGATGATTTAAAACACGTTGCAAGTATTAAGAGTTTAGCTGATGCATACAGGACATTTGATGAAGTTAGAGATGAATTCAGTAAACTTATCGAAGAGACTGCCAAGGAGCTTGAGAAGACCTCTGAGGAGTATAGAAAGCGGTTGAGCCGCTTCATGCCGCTATTCATAGATAGGACTGCGGAGGGGTGGCTGTGGTCTGACTTAGAACTGAATGTTTATGGTGAAAATATTGAGCAGCTCTCTAGTGTTTATGCACCATCCCTCGTGGTTCTATACGCGTTGCTGACATACGCGATGCCGGGCATTAAGATCTTAGCTATTGAGGAGCCGGAGGTACATGCACACCCAAGCATGGCGTTATTCCTAGGGTACCTCCTAGCTCAACTAGTGAGGAGGTCAGGCGGTAAGCTCTACGTTGTGGCGTCAACACACAGTATGGAGTTCTTACGTGGCGCACTGCTTGTTAATGAGCTTACTAATGAGAATATAATTGGTGCATACGTATTCGATAGAATCAATAACGAAATCACAGCGGGGAAGTGGGAGCCTGCCTCGATAATCCCAGGCTTCACCGAGCCGGGTCTCTTTTCATATCTAGCGAAGGTCAGGGCAGGACAAGCGTCAGGGGGTTAAGCCATGCCGCAGACAGTCGCCATAAATATAGTCGATCTTTATTACTCGCGTGAAGATGATTATGATAAGGCGAAAATTATAGAGTTGGCGGAAATTATAAAGTTTATTTATGATAACTTCCCTCGGGACAAAATATGTATAGCGGATGAGAAGGACATTAAGAAGAAGAAGTATATGAAGGCAATACAAGATCTTTTCAGCCCAGAAATTGAATTGAGCCCCTGTAATTGTAATTACGAATCCTTCATGAAGGATGACAGATGCACGAACTGCATCAGCGTCGAAAAGCATGAATCCCACTACGTGGTATGTTGCCTAGGTAAAGGCGTTGATGCTGTTTTAACCGTTAAGTGCGGCTGCGATAAATTCAGGGAGGGCATTAAAAATGAGTGCATCGCAAACGGTATATTTAATTGTAAAGATATCGAGAGTACTAGGTGCTGGGTCCTATGCACATAGCGGTAATTTCACAGCACCAGGTTTTTCCCATTTAACCTGACCTTAATTACTATTGGCAACCTAAGCCTGAACCTCTCTATGTCGAGCATAGAGACGTCGCCCCTAAAGATGCACTCACCGCCCTTGCAGTTAAGCCTTGAGGCTAGATGAAACACATAACGTACCAGGCCTAGGCTACCTACCTTCACCACGGCCTCGTTGACATTATCAAGCCTTGCGATCAACCTAGCGTTGAGGTTTCTATCGATTACAAACCTGGCTATGCCTGGTACATGAATCATCGGCAGGACTCCACACCTACTAAACAGCCCTAGGAGGTCTGCCGCGAAGTCCTCGGCATTGATGGTTATGAATGTGAACGGTCCTACCGTGAACTCCCCAACGCACTTGCTCGGTACGACCCACAGTGGGCTCCACACCGTCATTAATAAAGCACCGATGCAGCACCTAGATGGTAAGCCATTAGTTAAGCCTTACCTATATATGGCGTATATTAAACCCGTGGGCTCCACACTCATCATAGGCTGCTGGGGCGACCCGCGTTACGATGCCGCCAAGTACGAGTACGGCGGCCGCGTAATTAGGTCACACACCCATATTCGCAGTGGCGCAGAGCCGGGCGACCAACGGCGACGTTAAGGTCCTGGTCCTAATACCATCAACCCTATACCTACACCCATCGATATACGGCGGCGAGGAGTTTGCACACGGCGAGCTTAGTTACGCTGAGTTCGCTAATAAAATTAGGGAGAGGGTCCTGAACTACTTACGTAATGCTTGGGCCGATACGGAGTTCGACAGTAAATGGCTAAACAAAGATGATGCCACATTTGTAGTTGCACCAGCAACAATGAAGTATAGGGGTTTCGGCAATGTTTACGTGGATATGCAAGCCCCGATAAACCTTTACGGGGCTTTACGTATATGACCGTGCTCAGGAAATTGAGGGAGTTAGGCAACGTCAGTGAGGTTATCATGGACATAACGCACGGCCTTAATTACATGCCAACCATGATGCTTAGGTACGCAAGCCTCGCCGTATATACATACGTCACAACAAGCAGTACGGAGAAGCTGACGGTGAAGGTCGTAGACTCAGAACCATACACACCGCAGTTAAGGGATTACGACATCACGCTAGGCATACGCGACGTGTCCGCGGAGAACCTGGGCAAGGCATACTCACTATACAAGACCCTCTCAATGCCGAGCATAAATACGGTGGGCACGCTCAACAAGACTGTCAGGAAGAGCAGCCTAGTGGCCTTGGACGCACTCCACAACGGTACATACACACTACTACCACTACTGCCCATAAACGAGGCACTGGACTGGCTTGATAAGGCCCTGGACCTCAACAGGGCTCTCAGGGTGGTCATAGATGGCAATGAGGCTAGGCGCACGGTCATGATAAGCCACGCCG
This is a stretch of genomic DNA from Vulcanisaeta moutnovskia 768-28. It encodes these proteins:
- a CDS encoding TM1812 family CRISPR-associated protein, producing MLVYNALPGSYEIVKLIYDNVRQLILPQDTRSKAVKALAYGALAVIPKILSKENACGKNAHLDVKARVDHAAKKVEYEFEGGIKPSDVYSELIEELLCGDKVFSEAVSRGGVVKLDDLMRHRLINKLGDMVKVIIQDELNDMRNVIDKAARLGLRVDGNYYSDIKAIIHHEDFPGQCICKGENDKRNFIAHAGLLKNCTKIVRCIGDQSNEYCIDIDEEELKCLGI
- the csm4 gene encoding type III-A CRISPR-associated RAMP protein Csm4; its protein translation is MQIGFVVIRFDGPFRVGFSGLFDSLNYVPSDTIYSALDNLRFMGIEHGVAQVSSAYPMIFGEAKVFPIPMDLKLKLLEGSEDPRWSRTIKRMQYVPFDCVYSGIDGLELDGDTVAIRCGGRRWVPRAGFGHYVSIQRNVVSRALGNADTYRVVAFSPTVDYIIYFRQGDAVDINDAKRAFSIIGELGIGGERSVGLGHFRVVDVGIINYGVESGKHMLLLGTALPRRDDLSGCLNTMVRGWVCSPFHVVGPMSVLMDGSVIPSGVEFEDLKTSTCIKRFSPLWVPYEAHHTC
- the csm3 gene encoding type III-A CRISPR-associated RAMP protein Csm3 yields the protein MSQYLSPKIRLVGAFELGFKLVARSGLLIRSGRAKEIMGAADIEPLSITRAYAVGKNTYLLKVPYIPGSSLKGKARSLLELALGLDLHTTDGKIYYHSRVISNNIVHDDPYCPVDNVFGSMSMQPLYFQPSEEGSSPYSWFFERCWAPSRAIFRDMYPSQGYIERLCQLKGGCDNVYFEDFLEEKGENRIDRVTSAADPRTVLRVRADVEFEGSITLLVYDVDICRRRECDEHSRFKEFIKDYPARYYLSSLIDSLILVEETYIGGSGTRGYGNVEFRDLVLKFQNLVKGDVGFREIHKADGLLDVRDFVDKTDVFNELRDLLCK
- a CDS encoding putative CRISPR-associated protein; translated protein: MLRIAILSTVGTSLLGNIERNINRLGLSQVSREVFGRQPSRLSINDELQGQFERWAEEGGDVLEDAVKALSTDPAGFSAELNSIIAFLRSLPARHVINELRLQFYPTDTGTSRFCARAITEYLRRYGNEFRGLTGIPTSAALVVDDSVTLKGFGRDVDWFREGLVDLMDKFVGRVIELRRGGYRVVVNPTGGFKPESAYLTLMAMLAGAWRVIYIHETFREIVELPMLPITIDPRYVDALTQIMKGKGTSKGILQQLGIDVEDLADKELVGITDSEVHVKEWVKKLLEILTNK
- the cas6 gene encoding CRISPR system precrRNA processing endoribonuclease RAMP protein Cas6, translated to MGVVFVFRIALRPSSALVLTNFTGSIAMSVTLNILGTVDAELARRIHDSRGPKPMSVTPLTLRGKVLWRGRHIIAPGEAVQFRVSALGDVGVKLLDALDRTNEARLFGVNARVEVLGAEVVRLGELFSPGPSSFGVEFLSPIRFARRRTMRRRRVKYEFCPNIENIIKSTLNYWLRTIGDGEFRDWPRLLRWVYNYVYTRDIYGRVVSTKLPNSDQPQLGFIGRAEYEIRSKREGRIRQFWALMRLAELMNTGTTRSIGFGHIKITSTKTKQAPRQ
- a CDS encoding CRISPR-associated DxTHG motif protein: MISIWNKIEDVVNEGSDLHVFLDVTHGINFMPTLTYQVVKYVATLALVKGVSL
- a CDS encoding Cas10/Cmr2 second palm domain-containing protein, whose protein sequence is MSAWPSVLSVMLLVMGRVRSRALGGEPRDHANKYLEQLSNVFTSAGVNVGDVRKALANGAAGLRSYIEAAIQGPEPSDGCGDGQLIIDLFGKEVRVGPALMRSVVEGGVSARDGYKTIVSALDDYVARLGALSMDKEQLMTTLLTIGRLVLSYVPYSTCGVGSGISAYAVMHTAAAYASTEPYGRFRLLGVDILGIQEVIGRIQRTGQAMRQLRGRSVLVNLFQNAVAVRIIRDVNRRVGSDVLSPINVLVNTGGEVVMLIPGLDSNVLDYVINDIESKVNEEFEGRVRVVVAYTGIHDIGNRFGDVLRELVAALGRRRYGIWRRFSVGGKHLCSMCGMPTGKLSVETIGGEELRLCPFCHYSHRVGTASRRLGFMAELRDSGGYGGCEVIELLGIRYAVCPDNARADLGREYIHYGINEFQNPILRASNVGYSVLFLNTRMPISQDTGDLLTLEDIGNYAISVKADANKMGIFKKGAAERGAAAYLFFSTLLTTVFDAYGPWLFTQNLGRYGNNVFIIYSGGDDIFIAGDHRALDYIARVMRRALDFGISVAAGALIHEPQMPMYLVWDETDERLEAVKDVSRDEPLIYLAHTGSAPIILTPSDVLEVVDYVNANTAAPPGEYEGDVIGKSLMFKVGEELTNIYNMLYALYALARQGRCGSRNELVRELVRGVVNYTYLVNRNRDRAYAVINEISSNVEPGRLTNALMPILRIRDCSEYVRSRELTELMKSLAKAIMKIDLYRKISRQT